The following coding sequences are from one Rathayibacter sp. VKM Ac-2760 window:
- a CDS encoding metalloregulator ArsR/SmtB family transcription factor: protein MHVDKNPCGLDVDSEYVELAVEVFAMLADATRVRIVLALRKAGESPVNLLAETVGKSPAAVSQHLAKLRLGRMVQTRREGTTVFYRLTDEHASELVVDAIKQAEHVVGHAPHHRTGAPTA, encoded by the coding sequence ATGCACGTAGATAAGAATCCTTGCGGGTTGGACGTCGATTCGGAGTACGTCGAGCTGGCCGTCGAGGTGTTCGCGATGCTCGCGGACGCGACGCGCGTGCGCATCGTCCTGGCGCTGCGGAAGGCGGGCGAGTCGCCGGTGAACCTCTTGGCCGAGACCGTGGGGAAGAGTCCGGCCGCGGTCTCGCAGCACCTCGCGAAGCTGCGCCTGGGCCGCATGGTGCAGACCCGCCGCGAGGGCACGACCGTCTTCTACCGACTGACCGACGAGCACGCCTCGGAGCTGGTCGTGGACGCGATCAAGCAGGCCGAGCACGTCGTCGGGCATGCACCCCATCACCGGACGGGCGCGCCGACCGCATGA
- a CDS encoding phosphatase PAP2 family protein has translation MSTSTLSRRARFHRRFLIERRIMTAQARRDLNRWGAVSIAAGLALFVLLTVQVLTRTGLATLDPAVSEWFRAKRFAEGTVVMDALATVFGPVFLPIIILGVLVLWIALARHLWRPLLLAGGMITGMLSVQLAAHLVQRARPPVEYMLLGADGTFSFPSGHVTGVCDFFLITTFLLASRRSSPVWVIGGFALSLGMIAGQIVARLYLGYHWLTDTLASVALALVMLGSVVLIDTWRTAEVRKPVS, from the coding sequence ATGAGCACCTCCACACTCTCTCGCCGGGCCCGGTTCCATCGGAGGTTCCTCATCGAGCGGCGCATCATGACCGCTCAGGCCCGGCGGGACCTGAACCGCTGGGGAGCGGTGTCGATCGCCGCTGGTCTCGCCCTGTTCGTCCTGCTGACCGTGCAGGTCCTGACTCGGACAGGCCTCGCGACCCTCGACCCGGCCGTCTCGGAGTGGTTCCGCGCGAAACGCTTCGCCGAGGGGACCGTCGTGATGGATGCTCTCGCCACCGTGTTCGGACCGGTCTTCCTCCCGATCATCATCCTGGGCGTCCTCGTCCTCTGGATCGCGCTGGCCCGCCACCTGTGGCGGCCGCTGCTTCTCGCAGGCGGCATGATCACGGGGATGCTCAGCGTCCAGCTCGCCGCGCACCTCGTGCAGCGCGCGCGGCCGCCCGTCGAGTACATGCTCCTCGGGGCCGACGGCACCTTCTCCTTCCCGTCCGGCCACGTCACCGGGGTCTGCGACTTCTTCCTGATCACGACGTTCCTGCTCGCGTCGCGCCGCTCCTCGCCGGTGTGGGTGATCGGCGGCTTCGCGCTCTCGCTCGGGATGATCGCGGGCCAGATCGTCGCCCGTCTCTACCTCGGCTACCACTGGCTCACCGATACCCTCGCGTCGGTGGCGCTCGCCCTCGTGATGCTCGGCTCGGTCGTGCTCATCGACACCTGGCGGACTGCGGAGGTTCGAAAGCCGGTGAGCTGA